One Vespa crabro chromosome 9, iyVesCrab1.2, whole genome shotgun sequence genomic region harbors:
- the LOC124426438 gene encoding GATOR complex protein Iml1 isoform X1 has protein sequence MKLFKLIVHQKNFSGEDLIINPKDYPGIKTGDVVEIYHPEDEFSRLLLQVTSFKEDLQGRETISVENNVATMFQLRTFADVYMNIVNPEDVALDSVELTFKDQYMGRSEMWRLKNSLVNTCVYMNKKIEFCGGSIRCQVYEMWSQGDRVACGVITDDTKVVFRSSTSMVYLFIQMSSEMWDFDIHGDLYFEKAVNGFLADLFQKWKKNGSNHEVTIVLFSRTFYNATSLEEFPDHMRECLQHDYRGRFYEDFYRVAVQNERYEDWSNVLVQLRKLFTDYQKFVLEYHQRPDVSMPKAINSTAAQGNFLEVLNMSLNVFEKHYLDRSFDRTGQLSVVITPGVGVFEVDRELTNVTKQRVIDNGVNSDLVCVGEQPLHAVPLLKFHNKDTSINAPDDYSMPHWINLSFYSTNKKIPYSTFIPRIKLPQKVSKHSMDNGRLNCKTKLLQEDPRECLHNSLFDYDAYDAQVFQLPHVHTSSSLQRVTTRTKKTSVACIETHNNAHILKLLKRKMSDPDIHHPSPETHALIPAAARSAAISIPHRTESVENNDSNEETNVSRTSIKSDITDSEISPPFRPVVGSAGSPTNSISQPANIVRPSRALINPFDPSHVTIKLTSNRRRWSHIFPKAIILGPTGVLIQQHHYQAVPAQSHPEPQSDTTSTLSGSPMEQITTTSNPHHISRSASQIGFQDHTKGKFQRINLIGGDRVSNTNSSGTNKSLTLLWGATGEQEWTPALTTAIIGVDWKSLTIPACLPITTDYFPDKRSLQNDYVVSDYNLLPDDVNADFAQQRAVYKKPLTTAEVFKELVSQRLAQGFQLILLPPINKNQNNTSGSGTAAPISSVMRGRQAESEPKEEYLLSIGRIFHKISLYGNSITVTRYRPRHPYPPFNIHYRYRFHAPHHDTYEVSWVSFTTEKLENYNWNYLDHYICTRGHTDFALVETLKYWRFRVFLLPMNNFATRKILEGSSKCDIYTPASAAEQASLMDGFLRFIEGWLNKIRRPHPNKNWHAMFQTPTVLSGVPPRDPASHLTRRRHSTSLIFLTNQTSLVSSSPFRERLGSNRLPEKPRPRSGSKVMDRGRVSPASEAVLPLALEQQQQDHFETNEDSANMELTKLKSNATNAEILEAMKHPQTGVGFLTQHPSLPSQTFVSADAVQWLSNNTEGGVTVESAINTIKGMIQETLICHASGDFSKPFILGFYLYHIVQDKENQKAADYSPPLGDLQSFENEWVEVEMKAPKGWCEPTTTTTTTTTTTTATAISTTTTTTTTTTTTTTTTTTTTTATTTITTTTTTAAAAAAAAAAAAAAAVAAAAVTATTATNLPTVSSPISIPNYDTVDESNVPLFLRDDLDLTNFLEEKDLNVPPYKHTHLDIDINNKSDRIEWGHLRYQSVYMIDHSYELVVQWVASSGSIVADLIFIWQRKAQMCGIQMVPIPSDLLALPFTLKSDPLRGPIFIPLDTECLMGNKKFLFEEFREDTYAQRLFLFQEAILRRFGFIPCLIESSENDHQYVHVTGNAFILVPSTKTTRPRQRTGTNIVRRSTGQKRYPVHPEQLSPHEAYITRHVSGKSKDDYNVDRRMGFLWSWNHMISRKWKSLSTSAGDELFQKKIIQDFKHFCSNGDNRLKQFWDSCWELKEKSCTYLK, from the exons ATGAAGCTTTTTAAACTAATTGTAcatcaaaaaaattttagtggtgaagatttaataattaatcccAAAGATTATCCAGGCATAAAAACTGGAGATGTCGTTGAAATTTATCATCCTGAAGATGAGTTCAGCCGCTTACTCTTACAAGTTACATCTTTCAAAGAAGATCTTCAGGGACGAGAAACAATTAGTGTTGAAAATAATGTAGCGACGATGTTTCAATTAAGAACTTTTGCTGatgtttatatgaatatagtAAATCCAGAAGATGTAGCACTGGATTCGGTTGAATTAACATTTAAAGATCAATATATGGGACGCAGTGAAATGTGGAGATTAAAAAATAGCTtg GTGAATACTTGCGTTTATATGAATAAGAAGATAGAATTTTGTGGAGGTAGCATTCGATGTCAAGTATATGAAATGTGGTCTCAAGGTGATAGAGTTGCTTGTGGTGTTATTACTGATGACACTAAG GTAGTCTTTCGTTCTTCAACAAGTAtggtttatctttttattcaaatGAGCTCAGAAATGTGGGATTTTGATATTCATGGTGatctttatttcgaaaaagCAGTAAATGGATTTTTAGCAGACTTGTTtcaaaaatggaagaagaatgGTAGTAATCATGAAGTAACAATAGTTTTGTTTTCAAGAACATTTTATAATGCCACGAGTTTAGAAGAATTTCCAGATCATATGAGAGAGTGTTTACAACATGATTATAGAGGTCGATTTTATGAAGATTTTTATAGAGTAGCGGTACAGAATGAAAGATATGAAGATTGGAGTAATGTATTGGTACAATTACGTAAATTGTTTACTGATTATCAAAAGTTTGTATTGGAATATCACCAAAGACCAGATGTTAGTATGCCAAAAGCAATAAATTCTACAGCAGCACAAGGAAATTTTTTAGAAGTTTTGAACATGTCATTAAATG TTTTTGAAAAACATTATCTTGACCGTAGTTTTGATAGAACAGGTCAATTGTCAGTTGTAATTACTCCTGGAGTAGGTGTATTTGAAGTTGATAGGGAATTGACAAATGTTACTAAACAAAGGGTTATTGATAATGGAGTAAACAGTGATTTAGTTTGTGTTGGAGAACAACCATTGCATGCAGTTCCTTTATTAAAG tttcataataaagatacatcTATAAATGCACCAGATGACTACAGTATGCCTCATTGGATTAATCTTAGTTTTTAttcaacaaataaaaaaataccttATTCTACCTTTATACCACGCATAAAATTGCCTCAAAAGGTGTCAAAACATTCTATGGACAATGGTAGATTAAATTGTAAAACTAAGCTTTTACAAGAAGACCCTAGAGAATGCTTGCATAATTCTTTATTTGATTATGATGCTTATGATGCTCAAGTTTTTCAATTGCCACATGTTCATACTTCAAG tagTTTGCAAAGAGTTACTACAAGAACTAAAAAAACAAGTGTGGCATGCATTGAGACTCATAATAATGCTCACATATTAAAGCTTTTAAAACGTAAAATGTCAGATCCTGATATTCATCATCCATCACCTGAAACACATGCATTAATACCAGCAGCCGCAAGAAGTGCTGCAATCTCTATACCCCATCGGACAGAAAGtgtcgaaaataacgattctaATGAGGAAACAAATG taTCAAGAACATCTATCAAAAGTGATATAACCGATTCTGAAATATCACCACCATTCAGACCAGTTGTTGGAAGTGCTGGTAGTCCAACTAATTCAATTTCCCAACCTGCAAATATAGTTAGACCTAGCAGAGCACTTATTAATCCTTTTGATCCCTCACATGTTACTATAAAATTGACCAGTAATAGGCGCAGATGGAGCCATATTTTTCCTAAAG CAATAATTTTAGGTCCAACGGGTGTTTTGATACAACAACATCACTATCAAGCTGTTCCCGCACAGTCACATCCTGAACCCCAGAGTGATACTACTTCAACATTGAGTGGATCTCCTATGGAGCAAATTACAACTACTAGCAATCCACATCACATATCAAGATCAGCTTCTCAAATTGGATTTCAAGATC ataCAAAAGGGAAGTTTCAGCGCATAAATTTGATAGGTGGAGATAGAGTATCAAATACTAATTCATCTGGAACTAATAAGAGTTTAACTCTTTTATGGGGTGCCACTGGTGAACAGGAGTGGACACCAGCACTTACAACAG CAATCATAG gTGTTGATTGGAAGTCATTAACAATTCCAGCTTGTTTGCCTATTACTACAGATTATTTCCCAGATAAAAGGAGTTTACAAAATGATTATGTAGTTTCGGATTATAATCTGTTACCAGATGATGTAAATGCGGATTTTGCACAACAACGAGCTGTTTATAAAAAACCTTTAACAACTGCAGAAGTCTTTAAAGAGCTCGTTTCACAGAGATTGGCTCAA GGTTTTcagctaatattattaccacctatcaataaaaatcaaaataatactTCTGGTAGTGGTACAGCTGCACCCATAAGTTCTGTAATGCGAGGAAGACAAGCAGAATCTGAACCAAAAGAAGAATACTTGCTTAGCATTGGtcgaatttttcataaaatatctcTTTATGGTAACTCTATAACAGTTACAAGATACAGACCAAG GCACCCTTATCCACCATTTAATATCCATTATCGATATAGATTTCATGCTCCTCATCATGATACATATGAAGTATCATGGGTATCTTTTACAACAGAGAaacttgaaaattataattggaACTATTTAGATCATTATATATGCACAAGAGGACATACTGATTTTGCTTTAGTAGag ACTCTTAAATATTGGAGGTTCAGAGTATTCTTGCTGCCAATGAACAATTTTGCAACTCGAAAAATTTTGGAAGGTTCATCAAAGtgcgatatatatacaccagCTTCTGCAGCTGAGCAAGCTTCTCTTATGGATGGATTTTTACGTTTTATAGAAGGATGGTTGAATAAAATACGACGTCCGCATCCTAATAAAAATTGG CATGCTATGTTTCAGACCCCCACAGTTCTAAGTGGTGTTCCTCCAAGAGACCCTGCCTCTCATTTGACCAGACGCAGGCACAGCACGAGCCTAATATTCCTCACTAACCAG ACCAGTCTAGTCAGCAGCTCTCCCTTTAGAGAACGACTTGGAAGCAACCGTCTACCAGAGAAACCACGACCAAG ATCTGGTTCAAAAGTAATGGATAGAGGAAGAGTTTCCCCTGCAAGTGAAGCAGTTCTTCCTCTTGCTTTggagcaacaacaacaagatcACTTTGAAACTAATGAGGATag TGCTAACATGGAATTAACAAAGTTGAAAAGTAATGCTACAAATGCAGAAATTTTAGAAGCTATGAAACATCCACAAACTGGAGTAGGATTTCTTACACAACATCCATCTTTACCAAGTCAAACTTTTGTTAGTGCTGATGCAGTTCAATGGTTAAGTAATAATACAGAGGGTGGTGTTACTGTAGAAAGTGCCATCAATACTATAAaa gGAATGATTCAAGAAACGCTTATTTGTCATGCATCTGGAGATTTTTCTAAACCTTTTATATTAGGATTTTATTTGTATCATATAGTTCAGGATAAGGAAAACCAAAAAG CTGCGGATTATTCGCCACCTTTGGGTGATCTTCAAAGTTTTGAAAATGAGTGGGTGGAAGTTGAAATGAAAGCTCCCAAAGGTTGGTGTGAACCAactactacaactactactacaactactactactactgctactgctattagtactactactactactactactactactactactactactactactactactactactactactgctactactactattactactactactactactgctgctgctgctgctgctgctgctgctgctgctgctgctgctgctgttgctgctgctgctgttactgctactactgctactaatTTACCAACAGTATCATCTCCTATATCTATACCCAATTATGATACTGTTGATGAATCGAATGTACCACTATTTTTAAGGGATGATCTAGATTTAACAAATTTCTTGGAGGAAAAAGATTTGAACG TACCACcgtataaacacacacatctagatattgatatcaataataaaagtgatagAATAGAGTGGGGGCATCTTAGGTATCAATCTGTATATATGATCGATCATTCTTATGAACTTGTAGTGCAATGGGTAGCTTCGTCTGGTAGTATTGTAGCTGATCTT ATATTCATCTGGCAACGCAAGGCTCAAATGTGCGGAATTCAAATGGTACCAATTCCAAGTGATTTGTTAGCTTTACCATTTACTTTAAAGAGTGATCCTTTAAGAGGTCCTATTTTTATACCACTCGATACAGAATGTCTTatgggaaataaaaaatttctatttgaaG aaTTTCGTGAAGATACATATGCTCagagattattcttatttcaagAGGCCATATTACGAAGATTTGGTTTCATACCATGTTTGATTGAAAGTTCTGAAAATGATCATCAATACGTTCATGTGACTGGAAATGCTTTTATACTTGTACCATCCACAAAAACTACCAGACCACGTCAACGTACTGGCACTAATATAGTAAGACGAAGTACGGGACAAAAAAGATATCCAGTACATCCGGAGCAACTAAGTCCACATGAAGCATATATCACACGTCATGTTAGTGGGAAAAGTAAAGATGATTATAATGTAGATAGACGT atggGATTTCTTTGGTCATGGAATCATATGATTAGTCGAAAGTGGAAATCATTATCCACTTCAGCTGGCGATGAATtgtttcaaaagaaaattattcaagaTTTTAAACACTTTTGTTCAAATGGAGATAATAGGTTGAAGCAATTTTGGGATTCTTGTTGggagttgaaagaaaaaagttgtaCATATTTAAAGTAG
- the LOC124426438 gene encoding GATOR complex protein Iml1 isoform X2 — protein MKLFKLIVHQKNFSGEDLIINPKDYPGIKTGDVVEIYHPEDEFSRLLLQVTSFKEDLQGRETISVENNVATMFQLRTFADVYMNIVNPEDVALDSVELTFKDQYMGRSEMWRLKNSLVNTCVYMNKKIEFCGGSIRCQVYEMWSQGDRVACGVITDDTKVVFRSSTSMVYLFIQMSSEMWDFDIHGDLYFEKAVNGFLADLFQKWKKNGSNHEVTIVLFSRTFYNATSLEEFPDHMRECLQHDYRGRFYEDFYRVAVQNERYEDWSNVLVQLRKLFTDYQKFVLEYHQRPDVSMPKAINSTAAQGNFLEVLNMSLNVFEKHYLDRSFDRTGQLSVVITPGVGVFEVDRELTNVTKQRVIDNGVNSDLVCVGEQPLHAVPLLKFHNKDTSINAPDDYSMPHWINLSFYSTNKKIPYSTFIPRIKLPQKVSKHSMDNGRLNCKTKLLQEDPRECLHNSLFDYDAYDAQVFQLPHVHTSSSLQRVTTRTKKTSVACIETHNNAHILKLLKRKMSDPDIHHPSPETHALIPAAARSAAISIPHRTESVENNDSNEETNVSRTSIKSDITDSEISPPFRPVVGSAGSPTNSISQPANIVRPSRALINPFDPSHVTIKLTSNRRRWSHIFPKAIILGPTGVLIQQHHYQAVPAQSHPEPQSDTTSTLSGSPMEQITTTSNPHHISRSASQIGFQDHTKGKFQRINLIGGDRVSNTNSSGTNKSLTLLWGATGEQEWTPALTTAIIGVDWKSLTIPACLPITTDYFPDKRSLQNDYVVSDYNLLPDDVNADFAQQRAVYKKPLTTAEVFKELVSQRLAQGFQLILLPPINKNQNNTSGSGTAAPISSVMRGRQAESEPKEEYLLSIGRIFHKISLYGNSITVTRYRPRHPYPPFNIHYRYRFHAPHHDTYEVSWVSFTTEKLENYNWNYLDHYICTRGHTDFALVETLKYWRFRVFLLPMNNFATRKILEGSSKCDIYTPASAAEQASLMDGFLRFIEGWLNKIRRPHPNKNWHAMFQTPTVLSGVPPRDPASHLTRRRHSTSLIFLTNQERHVVNTAVAARTCLDTPRHVPNRSGSKVMDRGRVSPASEAVLPLALEQQQQDHFETNEDSANMELTKLKSNATNAEILEAMKHPQTGVGFLTQHPSLPSQTFVSADAVQWLSNNTEGGVTVESAINTIKGMIQETLICHASGDFSKPFILGFYLYHIVQDKENQKAADYSPPLGDLQSFENEWVEVEMKAPKGWCEPTTTTTTTTTTTTATAISTTTTTTTTTTTTTTTTTTTTTATTTITTTTTTAAAAAAAAAAAAAAAVAAAAVTATTATNLPTVSSPISIPNYDTVDESNVPLFLRDDLDLTNFLEEKDLNVPPYKHTHLDIDINNKSDRIEWGHLRYQSVYMIDHSYELVVQWVASSGSIVADLIFIWQRKAQMCGIQMVPIPSDLLALPFTLKSDPLRGPIFIPLDTECLMGNKKFLFEEFREDTYAQRLFLFQEAILRRFGFIPCLIESSENDHQYVHVTGNAFILVPSTKTTRPRQRTGTNIVRRSTGQKRYPVHPEQLSPHEAYITRHVSGKSKDDYNVDRRMGFLWSWNHMISRKWKSLSTSAGDELFQKKIIQDFKHFCSNGDNRLKQFWDSCWELKEKSCTYLK, from the exons ATGAAGCTTTTTAAACTAATTGTAcatcaaaaaaattttagtggtgaagatttaataattaatcccAAAGATTATCCAGGCATAAAAACTGGAGATGTCGTTGAAATTTATCATCCTGAAGATGAGTTCAGCCGCTTACTCTTACAAGTTACATCTTTCAAAGAAGATCTTCAGGGACGAGAAACAATTAGTGTTGAAAATAATGTAGCGACGATGTTTCAATTAAGAACTTTTGCTGatgtttatatgaatatagtAAATCCAGAAGATGTAGCACTGGATTCGGTTGAATTAACATTTAAAGATCAATATATGGGACGCAGTGAAATGTGGAGATTAAAAAATAGCTtg GTGAATACTTGCGTTTATATGAATAAGAAGATAGAATTTTGTGGAGGTAGCATTCGATGTCAAGTATATGAAATGTGGTCTCAAGGTGATAGAGTTGCTTGTGGTGTTATTACTGATGACACTAAG GTAGTCTTTCGTTCTTCAACAAGTAtggtttatctttttattcaaatGAGCTCAGAAATGTGGGATTTTGATATTCATGGTGatctttatttcgaaaaagCAGTAAATGGATTTTTAGCAGACTTGTTtcaaaaatggaagaagaatgGTAGTAATCATGAAGTAACAATAGTTTTGTTTTCAAGAACATTTTATAATGCCACGAGTTTAGAAGAATTTCCAGATCATATGAGAGAGTGTTTACAACATGATTATAGAGGTCGATTTTATGAAGATTTTTATAGAGTAGCGGTACAGAATGAAAGATATGAAGATTGGAGTAATGTATTGGTACAATTACGTAAATTGTTTACTGATTATCAAAAGTTTGTATTGGAATATCACCAAAGACCAGATGTTAGTATGCCAAAAGCAATAAATTCTACAGCAGCACAAGGAAATTTTTTAGAAGTTTTGAACATGTCATTAAATG TTTTTGAAAAACATTATCTTGACCGTAGTTTTGATAGAACAGGTCAATTGTCAGTTGTAATTACTCCTGGAGTAGGTGTATTTGAAGTTGATAGGGAATTGACAAATGTTACTAAACAAAGGGTTATTGATAATGGAGTAAACAGTGATTTAGTTTGTGTTGGAGAACAACCATTGCATGCAGTTCCTTTATTAAAG tttcataataaagatacatcTATAAATGCACCAGATGACTACAGTATGCCTCATTGGATTAATCTTAGTTTTTAttcaacaaataaaaaaataccttATTCTACCTTTATACCACGCATAAAATTGCCTCAAAAGGTGTCAAAACATTCTATGGACAATGGTAGATTAAATTGTAAAACTAAGCTTTTACAAGAAGACCCTAGAGAATGCTTGCATAATTCTTTATTTGATTATGATGCTTATGATGCTCAAGTTTTTCAATTGCCACATGTTCATACTTCAAG tagTTTGCAAAGAGTTACTACAAGAACTAAAAAAACAAGTGTGGCATGCATTGAGACTCATAATAATGCTCACATATTAAAGCTTTTAAAACGTAAAATGTCAGATCCTGATATTCATCATCCATCACCTGAAACACATGCATTAATACCAGCAGCCGCAAGAAGTGCTGCAATCTCTATACCCCATCGGACAGAAAGtgtcgaaaataacgattctaATGAGGAAACAAATG taTCAAGAACATCTATCAAAAGTGATATAACCGATTCTGAAATATCACCACCATTCAGACCAGTTGTTGGAAGTGCTGGTAGTCCAACTAATTCAATTTCCCAACCTGCAAATATAGTTAGACCTAGCAGAGCACTTATTAATCCTTTTGATCCCTCACATGTTACTATAAAATTGACCAGTAATAGGCGCAGATGGAGCCATATTTTTCCTAAAG CAATAATTTTAGGTCCAACGGGTGTTTTGATACAACAACATCACTATCAAGCTGTTCCCGCACAGTCACATCCTGAACCCCAGAGTGATACTACTTCAACATTGAGTGGATCTCCTATGGAGCAAATTACAACTACTAGCAATCCACATCACATATCAAGATCAGCTTCTCAAATTGGATTTCAAGATC ataCAAAAGGGAAGTTTCAGCGCATAAATTTGATAGGTGGAGATAGAGTATCAAATACTAATTCATCTGGAACTAATAAGAGTTTAACTCTTTTATGGGGTGCCACTGGTGAACAGGAGTGGACACCAGCACTTACAACAG CAATCATAG gTGTTGATTGGAAGTCATTAACAATTCCAGCTTGTTTGCCTATTACTACAGATTATTTCCCAGATAAAAGGAGTTTACAAAATGATTATGTAGTTTCGGATTATAATCTGTTACCAGATGATGTAAATGCGGATTTTGCACAACAACGAGCTGTTTATAAAAAACCTTTAACAACTGCAGAAGTCTTTAAAGAGCTCGTTTCACAGAGATTGGCTCAA GGTTTTcagctaatattattaccacctatcaataaaaatcaaaataatactTCTGGTAGTGGTACAGCTGCACCCATAAGTTCTGTAATGCGAGGAAGACAAGCAGAATCTGAACCAAAAGAAGAATACTTGCTTAGCATTGGtcgaatttttcataaaatatctcTTTATGGTAACTCTATAACAGTTACAAGATACAGACCAAG GCACCCTTATCCACCATTTAATATCCATTATCGATATAGATTTCATGCTCCTCATCATGATACATATGAAGTATCATGGGTATCTTTTACAACAGAGAaacttgaaaattataattggaACTATTTAGATCATTATATATGCACAAGAGGACATACTGATTTTGCTTTAGTAGag ACTCTTAAATATTGGAGGTTCAGAGTATTCTTGCTGCCAATGAACAATTTTGCAACTCGAAAAATTTTGGAAGGTTCATCAAAGtgcgatatatatacaccagCTTCTGCAGCTGAGCAAGCTTCTCTTATGGATGGATTTTTACGTTTTATAGAAGGATGGTTGAATAAAATACGACGTCCGCATCCTAATAAAAATTGG CATGCTATGTTTCAGACCCCCACAGTTCTAAGTGGTGTTCCTCCAAGAGACCCTGCCTCTCATTTGACCAGACGCAGGCACAGCACGAGCCTAATATTCCTCACTAACCAG GAGAGGCATGTAGTGAATACCGCTGTGGCTGCACGCACGTGCCTCGACACTCCTCGTCACGTGCCAAACAG ATCTGGTTCAAAAGTAATGGATAGAGGAAGAGTTTCCCCTGCAAGTGAAGCAGTTCTTCCTCTTGCTTTggagcaacaacaacaagatcACTTTGAAACTAATGAGGATag TGCTAACATGGAATTAACAAAGTTGAAAAGTAATGCTACAAATGCAGAAATTTTAGAAGCTATGAAACATCCACAAACTGGAGTAGGATTTCTTACACAACATCCATCTTTACCAAGTCAAACTTTTGTTAGTGCTGATGCAGTTCAATGGTTAAGTAATAATACAGAGGGTGGTGTTACTGTAGAAAGTGCCATCAATACTATAAaa gGAATGATTCAAGAAACGCTTATTTGTCATGCATCTGGAGATTTTTCTAAACCTTTTATATTAGGATTTTATTTGTATCATATAGTTCAGGATAAGGAAAACCAAAAAG CTGCGGATTATTCGCCACCTTTGGGTGATCTTCAAAGTTTTGAAAATGAGTGGGTGGAAGTTGAAATGAAAGCTCCCAAAGGTTGGTGTGAACCAactactacaactactactacaactactactactactgctactgctattagtactactactactactactactactactactactactactactactactactactactactactgctactactactattactactactactactactgctgctgctgctgctgctgctgctgctgctgctgctgctgctgctgttgctgctgctgctgttactgctactactgctactaatTTACCAACAGTATCATCTCCTATATCTATACCCAATTATGATACTGTTGATGAATCGAATGTACCACTATTTTTAAGGGATGATCTAGATTTAACAAATTTCTTGGAGGAAAAAGATTTGAACG TACCACcgtataaacacacacatctagatattgatatcaataataaaagtgatagAATAGAGTGGGGGCATCTTAGGTATCAATCTGTATATATGATCGATCATTCTTATGAACTTGTAGTGCAATGGGTAGCTTCGTCTGGTAGTATTGTAGCTGATCTT ATATTCATCTGGCAACGCAAGGCTCAAATGTGCGGAATTCAAATGGTACCAATTCCAAGTGATTTGTTAGCTTTACCATTTACTTTAAAGAGTGATCCTTTAAGAGGTCCTATTTTTATACCACTCGATACAGAATGTCTTatgggaaataaaaaatttctatttgaaG aaTTTCGTGAAGATACATATGCTCagagattattcttatttcaagAGGCCATATTACGAAGATTTGGTTTCATACCATGTTTGATTGAAAGTTCTGAAAATGATCATCAATACGTTCATGTGACTGGAAATGCTTTTATACTTGTACCATCCACAAAAACTACCAGACCACGTCAACGTACTGGCACTAATATAGTAAGACGAAGTACGGGACAAAAAAGATATCCAGTACATCCGGAGCAACTAAGTCCACATGAAGCATATATCACACGTCATGTTAGTGGGAAAAGTAAAGATGATTATAATGTAGATAGACGT atggGATTTCTTTGGTCATGGAATCATATGATTAGTCGAAAGTGGAAATCATTATCCACTTCAGCTGGCGATGAATtgtttcaaaagaaaattattcaagaTTTTAAACACTTTTGTTCAAATGGAGATAATAGGTTGAAGCAATTTTGGGATTCTTGTTGggagttgaaagaaaaaagttgtaCATATTTAAAGTAG